The DNA region CCGTACCCGACTGCTCCTTAATCCGGTCATATTCGGCCCAGGTGAACACTTTGTCGCCGAATTCCGCTTCAGCCACTTCGTAACCCCAGTTTTTGAACGCGCCTTCGGTGAATTTCATGATATTGCCTTTATGCACCAGCGTAACGCTCTTGCGGCCATGCTTGATCGCATATTCCACGGCGGCGCGGACAAGGCGCTTCGAGCCTTCCTCGGAAACCGGCTTGATGCCGATGCCGGACGTTTCCGGGAAGCGAATTTTTTTCACGCCCATTTCGTTTTGCAGGAACGCAAGCACTTTCTTGACTTCCTCGGAGCCTTCCTTGTATTCGATTCCCGCATAAATATCTTCCGTGTTCTCCCGGAAAATCACCATATCCACCAGCTCCGGATGCTTCACCGGGGAAGGCACCCCTTCAAAATAGCGGACAGGGCGCAAGCAGACGTACAGGTCCAGCTCCTGGCGGAGCGCCACGTTCAGCGAGCGGATGCCGCCGCCGATCGGCGTCGTCAGCGGTCCCTTGATGGCCACAATATACTCGCGGATCGCGGTCAGCGTGTCAGCCGGCAGCCACTCTCCGTAGGCATTGAAGGCCTTTTCCCCGGCAAAAACCTCGTACCAGGCGATTTTCTTGTCGCCGCCGTAAGCTTTCTCCACGGCGGCGTCCAATACGCGTTTGGATGCTTTCCAGATATCGCGGCCGGTGCCGTCGCCCTCGATAAACGGAACGATCGGGTGGTTCGGCACCTGCAGCTTCCCGTCTTGAATCGTAATTTTTTCACCTTCGGTAGGGAGATCAAACTTTTCCAGCTTCAACATGTTTTCGGTTTCCTCCTCGTTGATCGTTTCAACTATTCACGGTCTCCATTTTATCATAAATCGCCATGGAGCTCCCGCACTGCTGCTTATCTTAGTTCAATCGGTACGTAAGTCTGGTTCGTGGCCCCTACATATTCCGCGCGCGGACGGATCAGCCGGTTGTCCTCAAGCTGCTCCAAAATATGCGCAGTCCAGCCGGAGAGGCGGCTGATCGCAAAAATCGGCGTAAACAAATCGCCCGGAATGCCCAGCATCGTATAGACGGAAGCGGAATAGAAGTCTACGTTGGGCTTCAACCCTTTTTGCCCCGTTACGAGCTGATCCACCTTGACGGAAATGTCGTACAGCGTCGAGTCGCCTTTGAGCGCGCTGAGCTGACGGGACATTTTCTGCAGATGTTTGGCCCGCGGGTCCCCGTTTTTGTAAACGCGGTGTCCGAAGCCCATAATCTTCTCCCGGTTCGCCAGCTTCCGCTGAATATAAGCTTCCGCCTGATCCAGCGTGCCGATTTCGTTCAGCATTTTCATCACCGCTTCGTTGGCCCCGCCGTGGAGCGGCCCCTTCAACGTTCCGATCGCGGACGTCACCCCGGAGTAGATGTCCGACAGCGTTGCGATCGTTACGCGCGCGGAGAACGTGGAAGCATTGAGCTCGTGGTCCGCATGCAGCACCAGCGCCTGGTCCAGCGCCCGGACAGCGATCGGGTCGGGCTCTTCGCCGGTCAGCATGTATAAGAAATTGTGGGCGATGGAGACGCCCTTCAGCGGAGCCAGCGCTTCCTTGCCTTGGCGGATGCGGGCAAACGCGGCAACCAATGTCGGAATTTGAGCTTGCAGCTTGATCGCTTTTTTCAAATTGCTTTCGCGTGTGTTGTCGTTGGCGTTCTCATCGTACAAAGCAAGAGCCGATACGGCAGTACGAAGCACTGCCATCGTGTTGGCATCCTGCGGGTACAACTTCATCTGCGCGAGAACCGCCTCCGGAACCGCGGCATAGTCGCTCAGCTGCCGCTGCAGCCGTTCCAGCTCGGACTTATTGGGCAGTTTGCCATTCCACAGCAAGTAAGCCGTTTCTTCAAAACTAGCGCGTTCGGCCAGATCATCGATATTAATGCCGCGATAGCAGAGCACGCCGTCATGAATGGAGCTGATCGAGGAAGTTGCCGCAACAATGCCTTCCAGGCCTTTCGTAGCTGTCATGATACATCTCTCCTTTGTTAACATTTTGTGAGCAACAAGCTGTGAAAACATTTTCAAATTAAAATTTTAAATTTTTATGAACTGACGCGAAAACGACCCTGAAAAAAGGAATCACGCTATAAATCCTTACTAATCCATCATACTGGATTTCTCGGAGCATGGGAACCCGCTACGGCGCAGCCCGTCAGATCAAAAATTTCTTTCACGATCATAAAGAATTTTTGTAAACGATTTCAGTTTTGCAATAAAAAATGTCACATTAATTGAAAAAAGTAGGCTCGTCATACTCCCTGCTGACCGATAATATCATAGAACTAGGACATGTATTCACGAAAAAGGAGAAATGCCGTTTGGATAGCGTAGTCGTCAAACGCGTATTGCGCGGAAGCTGGATTTGTGTCGTCGTTGTCGGTTCCCTCGCCGCGGTTTACTGGCTGATCCCGCTCCTGTACCCGTTTCTGATCGCCTGGTTGATCTCCTATGCGATGAATCCGTTTGTCCTCTGGCTTCAGCAAAATATGAAGCTGCCAAGGTGGCTGGCGGTTACGGTCTCGCTGCTCGTCTATTTCGGCAGCGCCGCCATCATCCTGTCCGCGGCGTTGACGCGGCTCGTCAAGGAGCTGATCCATCTGGCCGAGTCCTTCGACGTCCGCATCGAGGAGTGGAGGCGCCTGTTTATCTCCTGGACGCAAAGCGACAGTATCCAGTCGATTCTTAATGAAATCAACCGTTTTATCGCCGACAATCCCGGCTATGAAAATACGATCCACAAAAACATCGACAACACCGCGGAAAAGATAGGTTCCGCCGTTTCGCACCTCGTCAACAATTTTTTAAACATTGTGGTAGGTTTGATATCTTCGCTGCCGAACCTCGGCGTCATTCTCGCCGTCATACTGCTCGCGACTTTTTTTATCAGCAGCCATTGGGAGCGGGACATGCGCTTTCTGGCGCGCAGCATTCCCGCCCCGTTCCGGAGAACCGCCGGCGACATCTGGAAAGATCTGCAAAAGGCTTTATCCGGCTACTTGCGCGCCCAGTTTATCATGATCTCCATTACCGCCTTCATCGTGCTGATCGGGCTGCTGATTTTGGGGGTGGAATCGGCGTTCACTTACGCTCTGCTGATCGGGCTCGTCGACCTGCTGCCTTATTTGGGCGTAGGAACGATCATGATCCCCTGGCTCATCTATGCCTTTGCGACCGGCGACATGACGCTCGGCATAGGCCTGTCGGTCCTGTACGGCATCATCCTGGTCGCCAGGCAGCTCATCGAACCGAAAGTGCTGGCCAGCAGCGTCGGCCTTGACCCCTTGCCCACCTTGATCGCCATGTTTGCCGGTCTGAAGCTGTTTGGCGTGCTGGGCCTGATCGTCGGGCCCGTGACCCTGGTCGTCCTCGGCGCGGCCTTCCGCGCCGGGGTGGTGCGGGACTTGCGCAATTACATCCTGCACGGAAGGTTGAGGTGAAAAATTCCCTACATTCGCTCGGGCGCCTGCAGGCCCAGGAGACGCAGCCCGTTGTACAGCGTGATTTGCACGCATTTTACCAAAGCGGCCCGGGCTTCCCGCAGCTCGCGATCATCGACAAGCACCGCACATTCACGATAAAAACGGTTGAACGCCTGGGCCAAATCGAGCAAATAACGGCTGACGATGGAAGGCTCCATTTTGTCCGCGGCCAGCTGGATCCGTTCCGGAAACTGCGATAACCGCTTTACCACCTCGTACTCCGCCGGATGCTTCAACAGCTCGGTTTTTGCGCAGCCGCAGCCGTCTCGCCCATCGCCGCGTGTATCCTGTTGTTCCATTTTACGCAGCAGGCTGCACGCTCTGACATGCGCATATTGCAGATACGGCCCTGTTTCCCCTTCAAAGCTTAGCGCTTCTTCCCAGGAGAAATGGATGTCTTTGATCCGGCTGCCGCTTAAATCGTGAAAAATGACCGCCCCGACGCCCACCTGCCTTGCCACTTCGTCCTTTTGCTCCAGATGGGGATTTTTTAGCCCGATAATCTCCCGCGCCTTCATCACCGCCTGTTCCAGCAGTTCCTCCAGTTTAACCACATTCCCCTTGCGTGTGGACAGGCCGACTCCTCCCAAATCCACCCGTCCGAACGGAACATGCACCAAATCCGCCGCCCAGGGGTACCCCATCAGCTCCACCACCTTAAACCACTGTTTAAAATGCAAGCTTTGCGAGTAATCCGTCACATAAACCGCCTTATGAAAATCGTAGGCCTGTTTGCGGTAGAGCGCGGCCGCCACGTCGCGCGTATGATACAGCGTGCTGCCGTCCTGCTTGAGCATCAAAGCCGGGGACATAGCGAAGGCGTCCAGCTTCACCAGCCAAGCACCCCCGTCCTCTTCCAGCAGCTGCTTGTCCCGCAGCTCCCTGATCACCGAAGCGGTTTTGTCATTGTAAAAGCTTTCGCCCGTCACATAGTCAAAACGCACGTCAAGCAGCCGGTACACTTTTTCGAACTCGGTCATGCTCAAAACAACGAACTTCCGCCACAGCCGCAAAGCTTCTTCGTCGCCCTGCTCCATCTTCGCGAACCAGGCGCGCGCTTCATCCGCCAATTCCGGCCGCTGCTCCGCCTCATCATGAAACTGAACATACAGGCGAAGCAGTTCGTCGATCGCCCCCGACGCCAGCCGTTCTTCATCCCCCCATAAACGGTAGGCGACGATCAGCTTCCCGAATTGCGTCCCCCAGTCTCCCAGATGATTGACCCCGATCACGCGGTATCCAAGACAGGAGAAGATCCGGTACAGCGCGCTTCCGATCACCGTCGAACGCAAATGCCCGATATGAAAAGGCTTGGCGATGTTGGGGGAGGAATAATCGATGACGATCACGCGGCCTTGGCCGATATTTTGTTCCCCGTATTTTTCGCCGGCGGCGTCTATTTCACCGATCACTTCCCGGGCAAAAATCCCTTTGTTCCAATGGAAGTTCAAATAGCCCGAACTTGCCTCAAGGCGCGAGATCGCGGAAACGTCAGCGTGCGTGTGAAGGAGATTCGGCGCATCCGGAGCGGCCGGTTGTTTATCCGGCTGCTTCTCCAGCTGTTTTTTCGGCTGTTCCCCTGACTGTTCCCTCGACTGTTCCCCCAGCCTGCACTCCAGTTTCTGCTTCAGTTCCAGCGCGATTTCCTGCGGCGGCTTGCGAAGCTGCTTGCTCAGCTTGAAACAAGGCAAAGACAGATCCCCCATCTCCTCCTCGGGCGGATATTCCAGCATCGCCTCGATCTCTTCGGCGGCGATTCCGGCAAGGCTCTGCGCCACTAGACAGGCCGTCATTTTTCTCCATTTTTCCATAAACGAAACCCGCTCCCTTATCCAAAATTCAGCAAACAAAAAAGGCCCCCGTCTCAAAAAGAGACGAGAGACCTTTGGTTCCCGCGGTGCCACTCTAAGTGCTAACCATAATTAGCCACTCTATACGTATAACGGCCTGTTGCCGGATTTGCCTACACTTGTTCCAGGTTCGGCAAACCATTTCCCGGGTCCGCTTCATTCACGCCATTCGTACCGGCTTCCACCCTTCCGGCTCGCTGTGACTATCCGGCATGAACTACTATCCCGTTCATCAATGTTAACGATGTAATTTTAAATATATATACTGGAAAAAGCACAAAAAGTCAACGCCGGAAATAGGTGATCGTGCCATCCTTCATTTTTTTATGGATCCATTTCATCAGCGGGAAACGGTACAACGGCCGGGTTAGCGGAAACACCATCGTAAACCCGATGATATCCGTCACAAATCCGGGGATCAATAGCAGGATGCCGCCGGCAAAAACGCAAATGCCGTCCAGCACCATCCGCCCGGGAATCTGCCCGCCGGTCATTTGGGCTCTGGCATCCGCCAGCACCTTGCGCCCTTCAAACTGCATCATCAACCCGCCGATCACCGAAGTGGCCAAGGTCAAAAAGATCGTCTTCCCGACCCCCAATCTTTCGCCGACAAACAAATATCCCCAAAATTCCACAAGCGGGACGATGATGACTAAAGCAGCAATCCATTTACGCATATATATAAAACTCCTTTAAGAGGTAGTTCAAAAAGTCATCTTTTGAAGATTTAAGAATGAATAGTCACCGAAGCGTTTCTTCCTTAAATCGCAAGAAAAACTTCATCTTAGGGCGGTCTGTCTTCTTTGATTGTTCATCGATAGAGTTTTTCTTATCACGAAGCAAATCACGAAGCGGATCGGGCGTCGAATCTTGAATTCAGCCGGACCTTCCGTTGCTCACGTACCCAAAACGTACGCTCCGCTACTCATTCCCTAGCTTCATCCAACCTTCTCGGTGCTGAAAAGCCGACTTTTTGAACTCGCACTTTATCCTCGCAGCATAATAAAATATTGATCGTATATATGTATTTTACCGCTACAAAGGAGGAGAATCAAAAATCATGGTTTGCTCGCTTCCTCAAAGGCCGCAAACCACTCGGGAAATACCTTTTTAAACTGGACCGGCTTGAAATCCTCGCGCCGTACAACGTAGTGGGAGGACGAACCCTCTACGCAAAGCACGCCTTCGCCGTTAAACACATGGTACCCGTAAACGGTCTTCACGCCGCCGTTTTCGATGATCCATGTCTTAAGCAGCACCTTGTCGCCATAGCGGATGCCCTTTTTATACTCCACCTTCATTTCATGAACCGGAGAAATATATCCCGCCCGCTCCATATCGATATATTTAAAGCCTAGGTCCTCGCACAGCTTCGAACGTCCCGCCTCAAACCAACCGAGGTAGTGGGCGTGATAAATAATCCCCATCATATCGAATTCAAAATATTTTGGCTCTATCGCCAGTTCGCTGACATACACGTGATCCCCCGCTCCTTTCTCACGCTGCAAAAAAAGCAATGGTTCCCGTTTTACAGGGTTCCCCATTGCCTTTTTTTAAATCGTTCGCACGATCGCTGCTATATACTAAATGGAACTACTTGCGGATTTGGCCGATTTTGATCAAGTTGGTAGAACCGGAGCGTCCAAGCGGAACCCCTGCGGTAATGACAACAAGATCTCCTTCCTTCACCACTCCGGAATCCAGGCCGCCCTTCATCGCCTTGTCGAACATTTCGTCCGTGGACGAAGCAACCTGGCCCTTCACCGGCGTAACGCCCCAGTTCAAAGCCAAGCGGCGCAGCGTCTGGTCTTCGGTCGTCACCGCGATGATCGGCGCTTTCGGACGATATTTGGACACCATCCGCGCCGTATAACCCGTTTCCGTGGAAGTGATAATCGCTTTGGCGTTCAGTTCCAGCGCGGAGTTGGCCACCGCCTGGCTGATCGCTTCCGTAACGGTCGTTTGTTGGGCGTTGCTTTGTTTGATGAAAATTTCACGGTATTCGAGGCCGGATTCGGCTTTTTCCGCAATGCGGGCCATCGTCAGCACCGATTCCACCGGATATTTCCCGGCAGCCGTTTCCCCGGACAACATGATTGCGTCCGTACCGTCGAAAATCGCGTTCGCCACGTCGCTCGCTTCGGCGCGGGTCGGTCTCGGATTACGCTGCATCGAGTCGAGCATTTG from Paenibacillus macerans includes:
- the icd gene encoding NADP-dependent isocitrate dehydrogenase; this translates as MLKLEKFDLPTEGEKITIQDGKLQVPNHPIVPFIEGDGTGRDIWKASKRVLDAAVEKAYGGDKKIAWYEVFAGEKAFNAYGEWLPADTLTAIREYIVAIKGPLTTPIGGGIRSLNVALRQELDLYVCLRPVRYFEGVPSPVKHPELVDMVIFRENTEDIYAGIEYKEGSEEVKKVLAFLQNEMGVKKIRFPETSGIGIKPVSEEGSKRLVRAAVEYAIKHGRKSVTLVHKGNIMKFTEGAFKNWGYEVAEAEFGDKVFTWAEYDRIKEQSGTEAANQAQKAAQEAGKIIVKDAIADIALQQVLTRPTDFDVIATLNLNGDYLSDALAAQVGGIGIAPGANINYVTGHAIFEATHGTAPKYADLDVVNPGSVILSGVMMLEHLGWQEAADLIYKGLETSINNKTVTYDFARLMDGAKEVKCSEFADEVIKNM
- a CDS encoding FxsA family protein, giving the protein MRKWIAALVIIVPLVEFWGYLFVGERLGVGKTIFLTLATSVIGGLMMQFEGRKVLADARAQMTGGQIPGRMVLDGICVFAGGILLLIPGFVTDIIGFTMVFPLTRPLYRFPLMKWIHKKMKDGTITYFRR
- the argS gene encoding arginine--tRNA ligase; the protein is MEKWRKMTACLVAQSLAGIAAEEIEAMLEYPPEEEMGDLSLPCFKLSKQLRKPPQEIALELKQKLECRLGEQSREQSGEQPKKQLEKQPDKQPAAPDAPNLLHTHADVSAISRLEASSGYLNFHWNKGIFAREVIGEIDAAGEKYGEQNIGQGRVIVIDYSSPNIAKPFHIGHLRSTVIGSALYRIFSCLGYRVIGVNHLGDWGTQFGKLIVAYRLWGDEERLASGAIDELLRLYVQFHDEAEQRPELADEARAWFAKMEQGDEEALRLWRKFVVLSMTEFEKVYRLLDVRFDYVTGESFYNDKTASVIRELRDKQLLEEDGGAWLVKLDAFAMSPALMLKQDGSTLYHTRDVAAALYRKQAYDFHKAVYVTDYSQSLHFKQWFKVVELMGYPWAADLVHVPFGRVDLGGVGLSTRKGNVVKLEELLEQAVMKAREIIGLKNPHLEQKDEVARQVGVGAVIFHDLSGSRIKDIHFSWEEALSFEGETGPYLQYAHVRACSLLRKMEQQDTRGDGRDGCGCAKTELLKHPAEYEVVKRLSQFPERIQLAADKMEPSIVSRYLLDLAQAFNRFYRECAVLVDDRELREARAALVKCVQITLYNGLRLLGLQAPERM
- a CDS encoding acyl-CoA thioesterase, coding for MYVSELAIEPKYFEFDMMGIIYHAHYLGWFEAGRSKLCEDLGFKYIDMERAGYISPVHEMKVEYKKGIRYGDKVLLKTWIIENGGVKTVYGYHVFNGEGVLCVEGSSSHYVVRREDFKPVQFKKVFPEWFAAFEEASKP
- the citZ gene encoding citrate synthase codes for the protein MTATKGLEGIVAATSSISSIHDGVLCYRGINIDDLAERASFEETAYLLWNGKLPNKSELERLQRQLSDYAAVPEAVLAQMKLYPQDANTMAVLRTAVSALALYDENANDNTRESNLKKAIKLQAQIPTLVAAFARIRQGKEALAPLKGVSIAHNFLYMLTGEEPDPIAVRALDQALVLHADHELNASTFSARVTIATLSDIYSGVTSAIGTLKGPLHGGANEAVMKMLNEIGTLDQAEAYIQRKLANREKIMGFGHRVYKNGDPRAKHLQKMSRQLSALKGDSTLYDISVKVDQLVTGQKGLKPNVDFYSASVYTMLGIPGDLFTPIFAISRLSGWTAHILEQLEDNRLIRPRAEYVGATNQTYVPIELR
- the ytvI gene encoding sporulation integral membrane protein YtvI codes for the protein MDSVVVKRVLRGSWICVVVVGSLAAVYWLIPLLYPFLIAWLISYAMNPFVLWLQQNMKLPRWLAVTVSLLVYFGSAAIILSAALTRLVKELIHLAESFDVRIEEWRRLFISWTQSDSIQSILNEINRFIADNPGYENTIHKNIDNTAEKIGSAVSHLVNNFLNIVVGLISSLPNLGVILAVILLATFFISSHWERDMRFLARSIPAPFRRTAGDIWKDLQKALSGYLRAQFIMISITAFIVLIGLLILGVESAFTYALLIGLVDLLPYLGVGTIMIPWLIYAFATGDMTLGIGLSVLYGIILVARQLIEPKVLASSVGLDPLPTLIAMFAGLKLFGVLGLIVGPVTLVVLGAAFRAGVVRDLRNYILHGRLR